Sequence from the Pseudomonas sp. 7SR1 genome:
ACTGGCCATCTGGCGGATTTCCAGGGTGTCGAACGGTTTCTTGAGGATCAGCAGCTGGTCGTCGAATTCGATGCGCTCCGACATGGTTTCCCAGGTGTAATCCGAAAACGCCGTACACAGGGCGATCTGCAGCCGCGGGTCGGCTTCCCAGAGACGCTCGATGGTCTGCAGGCCGTCCCAGCCCGGCGGCATGCGCATGTCGGCGAACACCAGTGCATAAGGCTGGCCTTCGGCCTGGGCGCGCTTGACCAGTTCCAGGGCTTCTTCGCCCTGATAGGCCGAGTCGATCTGGAACTGCAGCCGGCTCACCTGGGGCGTGCCGAACAGCAGGCTCTCGGTGTCGTCCAGCGAGTCGTCGCTGCCGGCGCTGGGGCTGAGGATCTTGCGAAAATCCTGGTGGATCGCCGGCGTATCGTCCACCACCAGGATTCGCCGGTTGGCAGGTACCGACATAGGGTTCATGGATTGCTCTCCGACAGCTGGCTCGCGGGCCGTGTCCAATGATCCGTCACGGGAACGATGGTACCGGCCTTGAGCAGTTCTCCGGCCTGGCCGCTGTCCACCACCGTGCTGAAGTAGTGACCCTGGGCCAGGATCGGCCCGCCGCTGCCGCTGGACATCAGCGTGGTGCGTTGCTCCTGGGTCTCGACGCCTTCGGCAATGATCCCGATGCCCACGTCCCGGGCGAAATTGATGATCGCCCGCAGGGTCGTGGCGTTCTCGGGGTCGGCGTTGGCGCTGTCGAGAAACCTCTGGGCGAGCTTGAGGTGGTTGACCCGATAGGTCTTGAGGTAATCGAAGGAGGAATACTCGGTGCCGAAGTCGTCGATGGCGATCTGCACGCCCAACTCGCACAGCCGCGGCAGCACGTCGTTGTGGGTCCACTTGGTCTGGGCCAGGGTGGCTTCGGTCACGTCGAAGCGCAGGTCCCAGGGCGCCAGTTCCCAACGTGCGGTGGTGCGCAGGACATCGTAGATCAGCTCCGGGCCGGTCTTGAGCTGGGTCAGGGACAGGTCGATGGCGATGACCGGGGGCGCCATGCCCTGGTCGCGCCACTGGCGCATCTGCTGGCAGGCCTGGTCGAGCACCCAATGGCCGAGGGCGACGATGATCCCGCTCTTCTCGGCCGCCGGCATGAACGCCGAAGGTTCCAGCCAGCCCCGTTCGGGATGCTTCCAGCGCACCTGGACACCCATGCCCAGGATCTTGCCGGTGCCGAGGTCGACCTCCGGCAGGTAGTGCAACTGCAACTCGTTGTTCTCGATGGCCTGGCGCAGGTCGTTGGTCAGGGTGACCCGGTCGGTAACCTCCTGGTTGATCTCTTCATTGTGGAAGTGGTACTGGTTCCGGCCTTTTTCCTTGGAGCGGTACAGGGCCATGTCGGACTGCGCCATCAGGCTGTCGGCGCTCGGGCTCTGGGGGGTGTACAGGGCGATGCCGATGCTCACGGAAATCCGCACATCGTTGCCGTCCAGGGAGTAGGGCGCCACCAGGGTATCGCGGATCTTGGCCGCCAGGGCCGCACAATGGGTCGGCTCGTGGACGTCCAGTTGCAGGATGGCGAACTCGTCGCCGCCCAGGCGCGCCACCACATCGTTCTCCCTGGTACAGTCTTTCAGGCGCTTGGCGACCTCCTGCAACAGCAGGTCGCCGATGGGGTGGCCCAGGGTGTCGTTGATCCGCTTGAAGTGGTCCAGGTCCAGGTAGAACATCGCAAACGGCGCGGCGCCCCGACGCGCGGCGGCGAAGGCCTGGTGCAGGCGCTCGATCACCGTGGCGCGGTTGGCCAGGCCGGTCAGGCTGTCGGTGCGGGCCAGCAGGGCGATCTTTTCCTCGGCCAGCTTGCGTTCGGTGATGTCCAGGATGATCCCTTCCACCTCCAGGAGCAGGCCCTGTTCGTTACGCACCGGAATGTAGCGGTTTTCCACCCAGCGGAACGAGCCGTCGCCGGTGCGCATGCGAAACTCGATGGAGGCCCCCGTCGTGTCACGATCCAGCACGCGCACCATGGCCTGGTCGATCTTGGCCTGGTCGTCCGGATGGATCAGCATCTGTGCCCATTCAGGCGAGTTGACCAGTTGCGCCGCCACATGACCGAACTTGGTGATGTTGTGGGAGATGTACATCAAGGGAAACGGCGGTTCGCCGCGCAGGCGATAGAGGATGGTGGGGCTGTTCTGCACGATGATGTTGGCGTCCGCCAGCTCCCGGGTGCGTTCTTGCACCGCCTGTTCGAGCATGTCCATTTTCAGCGCGGCGTCTTCGGTCATCTGCCATTTGACGGTCAGGGTGCTGGCCATCTGGCGGATCTCGATGGCGTCGAAGGGTTTTTTCAGGATCAGCAGGCGGTCGCCCAGTTCGAGACGATCGGCGATGTCCTCCCAGGAATAGTCCGAATAGGCGGTGCACAGTGCCACTTGCAGCTTGGGATCGACGCGCCACAGCCGCTCGATGGTTTCCAGGCCATCCCAGCCAGGGGGCATGCGCATGTCGATGAAGGCCATGGCGTAGGGCTGGCCCTGTTCCAGCGCCGTTTCCACCTTGTTCAGGGCTTCCATGCCCTGGAAGGCCGAATCGAGGATGAAACTGTGGCTGGCCGCCGCCACCGGAGCGCCGAACAAAGCCTCCTCGGCACTGCTCAGGCTGTCTTCGGGGGCCTCCTGGGGGCTGAGGATCTTGCGGAAATCCTCATGGATCGTCTGGGTGTCGTCGACGATCAGAATCCGCCGGTTGGCCTTGTCCAGGGGCAGGCTCATGGCCGTGCACCGGGGAGATGCTGACGATTGAACCGTGGGCACATCGGATATCCCTTTCACTGGCATGAGTAATCTGGCCTGTACTTGGCCCTTCATGGGGTACAGCATAGTCGTCCGATCGGGATGCGCTCGGCCAGTGATGGCAAATCGTGCCTAAATCTTCGCGATCTACTAGCCTGTTCTTATGCGGGGGTGGGTAGAACTGTTGTCGTTTACAGGAGGGGGTAGCTATGGAAGATCAATCGCCGGACGTTCCGGTCACGAAGCCGACGGTGCTGCTGGTGGATGACGAGGAGTCGATTCTCAATAGCCTGCGGCGTTTATTGCGTAGCCAGCCTTATGAGATCCTGCTGGCCGACAGCGGTGCCAAGGCCCTGGAAATCCTCAAGGAGCGGCCGGTCGATCTGGTGATGACCGATGCACGCATGCCCAACATGGATGGCGCCACGCTGCTGGCGCACATTCGCAAGCTGTATCCGTCGACGTTGCGCATCCTGCTCACCGGCTACGCCGACGTCGACATGATGACCAAGGCCATCAACGAGGGGCAGCTCTATCGCTACCTCAGCAAGCCCTGGAACGACGAGGAACTGGTGCAGGCGCTACGCCAGGCCCTGGCCCACCAGCATTCGGAAAACGAGCGCCAGCGCCTCGAAGCGTTGAACCGCGAGCAGAACCAGCAGCTCAAGACCCTCAACGCGACCCTGGAAAAGCGCGTGGCGTCACGCACCGCCGAGCTGCAGCAGACCGCCGACATGCTCGACCTGGCCTATGAAGAGCTCAAGCGCAGTTACGTGACCGGTACCGAGGTGTTCTCGCTGATCGCCAACCTGCGCCTGCCCAAGGCCAAGCAGACCAACCGGCAGATCATCGAGCTGATCCGGGTGTATAGCCGGCTGCATTTCCTCGACGAGTCAACCGACCGCGACCTGACCATGGCCGCGGCGCTGTACAACATCGGCAAGCTGAGCTGGACCGACAACATGATGACCACGCCGGCCGACCTGCTGCACCACAACGAGCTGGAGCTGTATCGCGCCTATCCCAAGCAGAGCGAATCGCTGCTGATGACCCTGGACCCGATGAAGGACGCGGCGCGCATCATCCTGCATCACCAGGAGCGCTGGGACGGCAGCGGCTTTCCCGACCATCTCAAGGGCGAGGCCATTCCCTTCGGTTCGCGGCTGTTGAAGCTGGCGGTGGACTTCATCGAGCTGCAGCGCGGGCTGATTCTCGAGCGACAGATGAACAGCGACGAAGCGCTGGTCTACATCCGCAAATATGCCGGCAAGCTGTACGACCCGGACATGGTGGAAGACTTCATCAAGGCCTGTGGCGAATACCTGGAAGACGTGACCCTGTCCGACCCGACGGTGAAGGTGATGAACACCCGCGAACTGACGGCGGGCATGGTCCTGGCCCGTAACCTGAACGCGGATAACGGCATGTTGTTGCTCAACGCCGGCAAGGTCCTGAGTGCCCCGCTGGTGGATAAGCTCATCGCCTTCGAAGCGATGGAAGGGGCCCGGTACAGCGTATTCGTCAAGATTCCCGAGGAAGCGGACCCTGCCGCGCCGAAGCCGATGCTGGGGTAAACGGAGTCTGATAGCTGCCTGGGCTGCTGTTCATTCGAGCGTTGTGCAGAGGCATCGTGGCGAGGGAGCTTGCTCCCTCGCCACGATGCCTCTGCTTTAATCGATTGCATTGCCTTGCATCAGGCGGGATCTGCGGATCCTGAAACGGGCATCCGGCTTTGCTCCCCGCCACTTCGGTCTGTAACCTTGGCGGCATTTTTTGCGTCGAGGCCGAGCATTCATGAGCACTTCCGTTATTCGCATCGCCGCCGCCCTGTTGATCGGGCCGGACGGTCGTACCCTGCTGGTGCGCAAGCGTGGCACCCGGGCCTTCATGCAGCCGGGCGGCAAGATCGAGGCCCATGAACAACCGGTGCAGGCCCTGACCCGTGAGCTGGACGAAGAGCTAGGCCTGGCCATCGATCCGACGCAGGCCCGCTACCTGGGGGCGTTCAGCGCGCCGGCGGCCAACGAGCCGGGGTTTGTCGTAGAGGCGCAAGTGTTCCTCTTGAGCATCGATGCCCCGGTGTCGCCCGCCGCCGAAATCGAGGAAGTGCGCTGGATCGATCCGGCCGGTGACGGAGGGCTTTTGCTGGCGCCGTTGACAGGCGAGGCGATCCTGCCGTTTTATCGAACCACCTGTCTTGCGACCTGCTGACTCAAGGATCGATGCCCATGATTCCTCTGCCGGACCTGCTGATCTTCGCCGCCGCCGCGTTGCTGATGGTGCTCACGCCCGGGCCGAACATGATCTACCTGATTTCCCGCTCGATCTGCCAGGGCCGCAAGGCCGGGGTCACGTCCCTGCTGGGGGTGGTCGCGGGTTTCTTCGTGCACATGTTCGCCGCGGCCGCGGGGCTGACGGCGGTGTTCATGGCGGTGCCCATGGCCTATGAAGTCTTGAAATGGGCCGGTGCGCTGTACCTGTTGTGGCTGGCCTGGCAGGCACTCAGGCCCGGGGCGCGCTCGCCGTTCGAAGCCCGGCAGCTGCCGGCGGATTCGACGCGCAAGCTGATCACCATGGGGTTTCTCACCAGCGCCCTGAATCCGAAGATCGCGATGTTCTACCTGTCGGTGTTCCCGCAGTTCATCAGCCCGGAACACGGTTCGCTGTTTACCCAGAGCATCATCCTCGGGCTGACCCAGATCAGCGTCAGTTTCAGCGTCAACCTGCTGATTGCGCTGTTTGCCGCGGGCATCGCCTCGTGGTTCGTCCATAACCCCACCTGGCTGGCGGCACAGCGCTATTTCATGGGGTTTGTCCTGGGCGGGCTGGCGCTGCGGCTGATGTTCGAGCAACGGCGGACCGCATGAGCATTCGACGGCTGCGCGCTGGCGATGCCCAGGCGTATCGCGAGTTGATGCTGCAGGCCTACGAGCGTCATCCGCAGGCCTTTACCTCCAGCGTCAGCGAGCGGGCGGCCATGCCCATGAACTGGTGGGAGTCACGCCTGACCGGCCGGTTCGATGTGGTCCTGGGGGCGTTCGTGGCCGACGAGCTGGCCGCAATCGTCGGCCTGGCCCTGGACCATCGGCAAAAGGCCCGGCACAAGGCAACGCTGTTCGGCATGTATGTCGTCGATGCCCATCGTCATCGGGGCCTCGGTCAGCGCCTGCTGGAGGCTGCCCTGGCCGAGGCCCGTCGGCATGACTTCCTGCGCCTGGTGCAACTGACCGTCACCGCCGGCAACGACCCGGCCATCAAGCTCTACCAGCGTTGCGGCTTCGTGCTGTACGGCCTCGAGCCGATGGCGATCCGCGTGGGCGACGAGTACTTCGACAAGATTCACATGTGGCTCGAGCTGTAGACCAACCGGCCATGATGGTCGAGCTTTTTTCTGGCAAGGGGATTCGTCCCCTTGCCACAACGCGCTTCACCGAACGGCGCTGACCCCGTCCAGCGTGGAAAACGAGGTGTCCTTGGCCGTCAGCAGGAAGTCGCGCATATAGGGAGCATCGAGCATGTCGGTCCGTACCGCGGCGTACAACGTGGCGAACAGGCCCTTTTCTCCCAGCCGCTTGGCTTTCACATAACCCCGTGAACTGTATTCATGCAGCGCCCAGTGGGGCATGCCGCACACGCCGCGACCGCTGGCCACCAGTTGCATCATCATCACCGTCAATTCGGACGTGCGGACCTGGGCCGGTTCGATGTCGGCCGGTTCCAGGAAGCGGGTGAAGATGTCCAGTCGATCCCGCTCCACCGGATATGTAATCAGGGTTTCGCTGACCAGGTCCTCGGGCACGATGTAGGGTTTGCCCGCCAGCCGATGCTGGTTGGCGACGGCCAGCATGGCTTCGTAGGTGAACAGCGGCACGTAGGTAATGCCCGCCAGTTCCAGGGGATCGGAGGTCACCACCAGGTCCAGGTCGCCCCGGGCCAGGGCCGGCAGCGGGGCGAAGGCGAAGCCGGAGGCCAGGTCCAGTTCGACTTCCGGCCAGGCATCGCGAAACTGGTCGATGGTGGGCATCAGCCACTGGAAGCAACTGTGGCACTCGATCGCCATGTGCAAGCGTCCGGCGGTCCCCCCGGCCAGCCGGGCAATGTCCCGCTCGGCGCTGCGCAGCAAGGGCAGGGTCGCATCGGCCAGTTGCAACAGGCGCAGGCCGGCGCTGGTGAACCGTACCGGTTTGGTCTTGCGTACGAACAACTGCATGCCCAGGCGCTCCTCCAGTTCCTTGAACTGGTGGGACAGCGCGGACTGGGTCAGGTGCAGGCGTTCGGCGGCCTCCACCAGGCTGTCGGCTTCGCGCAATGCGTGCAGGGTCTTGAGGTGACGGAGTTCAAGCACCGGAGGCTCCATGAAGAAAACTTGTGATCAACACGAAAAGGTTGAGTTTGTCTCATGTGGGGCTGGCTGTCGACAATGGCGGCATCTTTTACAGGAGGACGCACACCATGGCCCTGGCCCACACCTTGGGATTTCCCCGCATCGGCGCCGACCGAGAACTGAAAAAAGCGCTTGAAGCCTACTGGAAGGGCGACCTGGACACGGCCGGGTTGCAGGCGGTGGGCCGTGAATTGCGGGCCCGGCACTGGCAATTGCAGAAAGACGCCGGGATAGACCTGCTGCCGGTGGGGGATTTCGCCTGGTACGACCAGGTGCTCAGCCACACCTTGACCCTGGGAGCCGTGCCGGAGCGATTTCACGCGACCCTCGACGCCCATGGCCAACCGAGCCTGGACACCTTGTTCGCCATGGCCCGTGGCGCCACGGTGTCTTGCTGCAGTGCAGAGCATGGCCAGACGCAGCACGCCCAGGAACTGACCAAATGGTTCGACACCAATTACCACTATCTGGTCCCGGAGTTTTGCGCCGGACAGACCTTCAGCCTGAGCTGGTCGCAGCTGTTCGATGAGGTGGACGAAGCCCACGCCCTGGGACATCGGGTCAAACCGGTGATCATCGGCCCCCTCACGTACCTGTGGCTGGGCAAGGCCAAGGGGCAGGATTTCGACAGGCTCGAGTTGCTGGAGCGGTTGTTGCCGGTCTACGGCGAGATCCTCAATCGCCTGAAAGCCCAGGGTGTGGAATGGGTGCAGATCGACGAGCCGATCCTCACCCTAGACCTGCCCCAGGCCTGGAAAAACGCCTTCGAGCGGGCTTATCACATTCTTCAGTATTCACCCCTGAAGAAACTGGTGGCGACCTATTTCAGCGGCTTGCAGGACAACCTGGGCCTGGCCGTGGGCCTGCCGGTGGACGGCTTGCACATCGATGCAGTCCGGGCGCCGGAGCAACTGGGCCAGGTCCTGGATCGCCTGCCCAGCTACAAGATCCTGTCGGTGGGCCTGGTCAATGGCCGCAATGTCTGGCGTTGCGAACTGGAACAGGCGCTGGCGCAACTGCAGCCGGCCCAGGAGCGTTTCGGCGACAACCTCTGGGTGAGCACGTCGTGCTCGTTGCTGCACAGCCCGGTGGATCTGGAACGCGAAGACCGGCTCGATCCCGAACTCAAGGGCTGGCTGGCCTTCGCCGTGCAGAAGTGTGGCGAAGTGGCCGTGCTGCGCGATGCGCTGAACGATCCACTTGCCCCCGGCGCTCGCCAGGCCCTGGCCGAAAGCCGCGACGCGCAGGCCCGCCGCGCCGCCTCGACGCGCATTCACAAACCCGAGGTCCAGGCCCGCCTCGCTGCGATCGGCCCGCAGGACAGCCAGCGCCGTTCGCCTTTCGCGCAACGGATCGAGCAGCAGCGCGCGCGGCTGAAGTTGCCGGCCTTCCCCACGACCACCATCGGCTCGTTCCCGCAGACCCCGGCCATTCGCCTGGCACGCCAGGCATACCGGCAGGGCAAGCTGTCGGCCAACGATTATCAGGACGCCATGCACACCGAGATCCGCCACGCCGTGCAGATCCAGGAACGCCTGGGCCTGGACGTGCTGGTCCATGGCGAAGCCGAGCGCAACGACATGGTGGAATACTTCGCCGAACAACTGGACGGCTACGCCTTCACCCGTTTCGGTTGGGTGCAGAGTTACGGCTCGCGCTGCGTCAAGCCGGCCATCATTTATGGTGACATCAGCCGCCCCAAGGCCATGACTGTCGACTGGATCCGCTACGCCCAAAGCCTGACCGACAAGGTCATGAAAGGCATGCTCACCGGCCCGGTGACCATGCTGATGTGGTCCTTTCCGCGCGAAGACGTGTCGCGCCAAACCCAGGCGCAACAACTGGCACTGGCCCTGCGTGACGAAGTGCTGGACCTGGAGGCTGCCGGGATCCGCATCGTGCAGATCGACGAGGCGGCGTTCCGCGAGGGGTTGCCGCTGCGTCGCGGGCAATGGCAGGAGTACCTGGACTGGGCCGTGGAGGCGTTTCGCTTGAGCGCGTCGGGAGTACGGGATGAAACCCAGATCCACACCCACATGTGCTACAGCGAGTTCAATGACGTGATCCAGGCCATCGCCGACATGGATGCCGATGTCATCACCATCGAAACCTCCCGCTCGGACATGGAACTGCTCGATGCCTTCGAAGCGTTCGACTACCCGAACGACATTGGCCCGGGTGTCTACGACATCCATTCGCCACGGGTACCGGACACCGCCGAGATGGTTGCGTTGGTGAGCAAGGCGGTCGAGCGGATCCCCGCCGAACAGCTGTGGATCAACCCCGACTGTGGCCTGAAGACCCGCGCATGGCCCGAGACCGAGGCGGCGCTGGTGAACATGGTGGCGGCGGCACGGCAGTTGCGCAGCCAGCTGGCTTGAATTCCCTCGCCACAGGGGGAGGTCTGTTCACACCCCAATAAGGAATGTTGATCGTTCCCATGCTCCGTGTGGGAATGCCCTCTTGACGCTGCGCGTCACCATGCAGAAGCGGAACGCGGCGCGTCCCTGGCGGCATGCCCGCCCGGGAGCGGGGCGGGCATTCGACCGCTCGGCAATCTTCATCAAACTGTCACGCAACTGTGGCAGCGCGCTTGAACGAATTTCATCAGACTCGCGCTCTACTGGGGTTCTGCGTTTTGGTGTTTCTTCATGCGTGTGTTCATTTTCCTGGCCGTCCTGATGTTCGGCTTGCCGTCGTTGGCGGCGTCTCGTTGTGATGTCAATGTCGCGACCCAACGGGTCGATCTGGACCAGGTCAGCCTGGCGTACCAGAGTATTGGCCGTGCGTCCGATCCGGCGTTGCTGCTGGTGATGGGGTTGGGCGGGCAATTGATCCATTGGCCGGATGAAGTGGTGACAGCCCTGTGCGAGCAAGGCTTCCGGGTGATTCGCTACGACAACCGGGACGTGGGCCTGTCCACCTGGCGCCAGGCTCCCGGCAGCGCCAACCTCACGTTCGAAGCCTTGCGCTACAAGCTGGGCTTGCCGGTGGCGGCGCCCTATACCTTGACCGATATGGCCAGCGACGGGCTGGGCTTGATGGACGCGTTGCAAGTGCAGCGTTTTCACATACTGGGCGCGAGCATGGGCGGCATGATCGCCCAGCACATGGCGGCCATGGCGCCACAGCGGGTCGAAAGCCTGACCCTGATCATGACCAGCTCCAGCGCCCAGGGTCTGCCGGCGCCCAGCGAAGCGCTGGTGCAACTGCTGTCGCGACGCGGTGCGCCGAACCGAGAGATGGCCCTGGAGCAGCAGGCCGACCTGCTGGCCGCCTTGGGCAGTCCCATGGTGGTGGATGATCGCCAGGCGTTGCTGCACCAGGCCGCGCAGGCCTACGACCGGGCCTTCAATCCCGAGGGCGTCAAGCGCCAGATCATGGCAATCATGGCGGAGCCCAGCCGGGTAGCGCTGCTCAACCAGCTGCAGGTGCCGACCCTGGTGGTCCACGGCACGGCCGATCCCCTGTTGCCGGTCATGCACGGGGTGCACCTGGCGGCCCATATCCGGGGCAGCCAGTTGAAACTGATACCGGGTCTGGCCCATCGCTTCCAGGAGGCGTTCAGGGAGCCGTTGCTGGGGGCGGTGTTGCCCTATCTGCGGCAGCACCGCGAAGACACCTCCCACTGGGCCCAGCTGGAACCGGCCCAGGCGCCTAATCTGCTCTAGTGCGGGCCTGTTCCACAAGCCAGGCCATCAGCGCCTGCAACGCTGGCGAAGCCTGGGCGCTGCGTGGACAGACCAGGTAGTAGCCCAGGCCGGTCCTGACTTTCAGGTCGAACGGTGTCGTCAGTCTTCCAGCCTTGAGATCGTCGCCGATCAGCGCCCAGTCGCCGATGGCCACCCCGGTGCCCTGGGAGGCCATGGACATGGCCAGGTCCAGTGTCTCGAAATGCTGGCCGTGGGCGATCCGGGCCAGTTTCACACCGGCGGCTTCCAGCCAGGCATTCCAGTCGCGCTCATCATCGGTGGGGTGCAGCAGCAGGTGGTGCTGCAGGTCGGCGGGGGTGCGCAGCGGCACGGGGCTTTCGAGCTGCGACCGGGAACACACCGGCGTCAGTTGCTCGTCGAACAGGTGCAGGCAGGCCAGCGAGGTGTCCGGCGGCTGACCGTAGATCACCGCGGCGTCGAAGGGTTCGCGCTGGAAATCGACACCGTGCCGAGCGGTGCTGGTCAGTTTCACCGGCAGGTCCGGACGTTCCTTCTGCCATTGCAGCAGGCGCGGCAGCAGCCAGCGCATCACACAGGTCGGTGCCTTGAGCTGCAGGGTCTGGCGTTTCTCGCCGATCTGCTCCACGGCATCGCTGATCAGGCCGAACACTTCCTGGACCCTGGGCAGCCATGCCTGGCCCTCGGCGGTCAGGCTCAGGCCGCGCGCGTGGCGCTGGAACAACGCATACCCCAAGTGATCCTCCAGGCCTGCGATCTGTCGACTCACTGCGCCCTGGGTGATGTGCAGCTGTTCGGCCGCCCGGGTGAAATTGCAGCACTGGGCCGTGACCAGGAAGGTATGCAATGCCGGCAACGGAGGAAGTCGTTTCATAGAGAGCCGAGTCATGACGTGAGGACATGGCTAGTATGACTTTTTATCCATTGTTGCCGCTATGGCCTGCCCGTTCCAATAACCCCATCCCCAAGGCAGACAGGCTCTATGCCAGCGGCTGCCGGGGGCTCGTCAAGACTGGAAAAGGGCAGGGGCAATGGCAACGTGCGGCGAAGTGTTGGTCAAGTTACTGGAAGGCTATGGCGTCGAGCAGGTATTCGGCATTCCCGGAGTGCACACGGTGGAGTTGTACCGTGGGCTGGCCGGCTCCAGCATTCGCCACGTGACACCGCGCCATGAGCAGGGCGCCGGTTTCATGGCCGACGGATATGCTCGGGTCAGCGGCAAGCCCGGCGTGTGTTTCATCATCACCGGCCCGGGCATGACCAACATCGCCACGGCCATGGGTCAGGCCTATGCCGATTCGATTCCGATGCTGGTGATTTCCAGCGTCCAGTCCCGCAGTCAGCTGGGGGGCGGCCGTGGCAAGCTGCACGAGCTGCCGAACCAGAGTGCGCTGGTGGGTGGTGTCGCGGCGTTTTCCCACACCTTGATGTCCGCCGCCG
This genomic interval carries:
- a CDS encoding alpha/beta fold hydrolase; this translates as MRVFIFLAVLMFGLPSLAASRCDVNVATQRVDLDQVSLAYQSIGRASDPALLLVMGLGGQLIHWPDEVVTALCEQGFRVIRYDNRDVGLSTWRQAPGSANLTFEALRYKLGLPVAAPYTLTDMASDGLGLMDALQVQRFHILGASMGGMIAQHMAAMAPQRVESLTLIMTSSSAQGLPAPSEALVQLLSRRGAPNREMALEQQADLLAALGSPMVVDDRQALLHQAAQAYDRAFNPEGVKRQIMAIMAEPSRVALLNQLQVPTLVVHGTADPLLPVMHGVHLAAHIRGSQLKLIPGLAHRFQEAFREPLLGAVLPYLRQHREDTSHWAQLEPAQAPNLL
- a CDS encoding HD domain-containing phosphohydrolase, yielding MEDQSPDVPVTKPTVLLVDDEESILNSLRRLLRSQPYEILLADSGAKALEILKERPVDLVMTDARMPNMDGATLLAHIRKLYPSTLRILLTGYADVDMMTKAINEGQLYRYLSKPWNDEELVQALRQALAHQHSENERQRLEALNREQNQQLKTLNATLEKRVASRTAELQQTADMLDLAYEELKRSYVTGTEVFSLIANLRLPKAKQTNRQIIELIRVYSRLHFLDESTDRDLTMAAALYNIGKLSWTDNMMTTPADLLHHNELELYRAYPKQSESLLMTLDPMKDAARIILHHQERWDGSGFPDHLKGEAIPFGSRLLKLAVDFIELQRGLILERQMNSDEALVYIRKYAGKLYDPDMVEDFIKACGEYLEDVTLSDPTVKVMNTRELTAGMVLARNLNADNGMLLLNAGKVLSAPLVDKLIAFEAMEGARYSVFVKIPEEADPAAPKPMLG
- a CDS encoding NUDIX hydrolase, with amino-acid sequence MSTSVIRIAAALLIGPDGRTLLVRKRGTRAFMQPGGKIEAHEQPVQALTRELDEELGLAIDPTQARYLGAFSAPAANEPGFVVEAQVFLLSIDAPVSPAAEIEEVRWIDPAGDGGLLLAPLTGEAILPFYRTTCLATC
- the metR gene encoding transcriptional regulator MetR, producing the protein MLELRHLKTLHALREADSLVEAAERLHLTQSALSHQFKELEERLGMQLFVRKTKPVRFTSAGLRLLQLADATLPLLRSAERDIARLAGGTAGRLHMAIECHSCFQWLMPTIDQFRDAWPEVELDLASGFAFAPLPALARGDLDLVVTSDPLELAGITYVPLFTYEAMLAVANQHRLAGKPYIVPEDLVSETLITYPVERDRLDIFTRFLEPADIEPAQVRTSELTVMMMQLVASGRGVCGMPHWALHEYSSRGYVKAKRLGEKGLFATLYAAVRTDMLDAPYMRDFLLTAKDTSFSTLDGVSAVR
- a CDS encoding LysE family translocator; its protein translation is MIPLPDLLIFAAAALLMVLTPGPNMIYLISRSICQGRKAGVTSLLGVVAGFFVHMFAAAAGLTAVFMAVPMAYEVLKWAGALYLLWLAWQALRPGARSPFEARQLPADSTRKLITMGFLTSALNPKIAMFYLSVFPQFISPEHGSLFTQSIILGLTQISVSFSVNLLIALFAAGIASWFVHNPTWLAAQRYFMGFVLGGLALRLMFEQRRTA
- the metE gene encoding 5-methyltetrahydropteroyltriglutamate--homocysteine S-methyltransferase translates to MALAHTLGFPRIGADRELKKALEAYWKGDLDTAGLQAVGRELRARHWQLQKDAGIDLLPVGDFAWYDQVLSHTLTLGAVPERFHATLDAHGQPSLDTLFAMARGATVSCCSAEHGQTQHAQELTKWFDTNYHYLVPEFCAGQTFSLSWSQLFDEVDEAHALGHRVKPVIIGPLTYLWLGKAKGQDFDRLELLERLLPVYGEILNRLKAQGVEWVQIDEPILTLDLPQAWKNAFERAYHILQYSPLKKLVATYFSGLQDNLGLAVGLPVDGLHIDAVRAPEQLGQVLDRLPSYKILSVGLVNGRNVWRCELEQALAQLQPAQERFGDNLWVSTSCSLLHSPVDLEREDRLDPELKGWLAFAVQKCGEVAVLRDALNDPLAPGARQALAESRDAQARRAASTRIHKPEVQARLAAIGPQDSQRRSPFAQRIEQQRARLKLPAFPTTTIGSFPQTPAIRLARQAYRQGKLSANDYQDAMHTEIRHAVQIQERLGLDVLVHGEAERNDMVEYFAEQLDGYAFTRFGWVQSYGSRCVKPAIIYGDISRPKAMTVDWIRYAQSLTDKVMKGMLTGPVTMLMWSFPREDVSRQTQAQQLALALRDEVLDLEAAGIRIVQIDEAAFREGLPLRRGQWQEYLDWAVEAFRLSASGVRDETQIHTHMCYSEFNDVIQAIADMDADVITIETSRSDMELLDAFEAFDYPNDIGPGVYDIHSPRVPDTAEMVALVSKAVERIPAEQLWINPDCGLKTRAWPETEAALVNMVAAARQLRSQLA
- a CDS encoding GNAT family N-acetyltransferase, whose protein sequence is MSIRRLRAGDAQAYRELMLQAYERHPQAFTSSVSERAAMPMNWWESRLTGRFDVVLGAFVADELAAIVGLALDHRQKARHKATLFGMYVVDAHRHRGLGQRLLEAALAEARRHDFLRLVQLTVTAGNDPAIKLYQRCGFVLYGLEPMAIRVGDEYFDKIHMWLEL
- a CDS encoding GGDEF/EAL domain-containing response regulator; the protein is MSLPLDKANRRILIVDDTQTIHEDFRKILSPQEAPEDSLSSAEEALFGAPVAAASHSFILDSAFQGMEALNKVETALEQGQPYAMAFIDMRMPPGWDGLETIERLWRVDPKLQVALCTAYSDYSWEDIADRLELGDRLLILKKPFDAIEIRQMASTLTVKWQMTEDAALKMDMLEQAVQERTRELADANIIVQNSPTILYRLRGEPPFPLMYISHNITKFGHVAAQLVNSPEWAQMLIHPDDQAKIDQAMVRVLDRDTTGASIEFRMRTGDGSFRWVENRYIPVRNEQGLLLEVEGIILDITERKLAEEKIALLARTDSLTGLANRATVIERLHQAFAAARRGAAPFAMFYLDLDHFKRINDTLGHPIGDLLLQEVAKRLKDCTRENDVVARLGGDEFAILQLDVHEPTHCAALAAKIRDTLVAPYSLDGNDVRISVSIGIALYTPQSPSADSLMAQSDMALYRSKEKGRNQYHFHNEEINQEVTDRVTLTNDLRQAIENNELQLHYLPEVDLGTGKILGMGVQVRWKHPERGWLEPSAFMPAAEKSGIIVALGHWVLDQACQQMRQWRDQGMAPPVIAIDLSLTQLKTGPELIYDVLRTTARWELAPWDLRFDVTEATLAQTKWTHNDVLPRLCELGVQIAIDDFGTEYSSFDYLKTYRVNHLKLAQRFLDSANADPENATTLRAIINFARDVGIGIIAEGVETQEQRTTLMSSGSGGPILAQGHYFSTVVDSGQAGELLKAGTIVPVTDHWTRPASQLSESNP